From Zhongshania aliphaticivorans, one genomic window encodes:
- a CDS encoding MgtC/SapB family protein yields MALEFADLSLFSIAPLKWPGVLTTIVAGAIIGLERQIRGKPIGIRTAALICLGTYVFIAMSVSVGNGVTDPSRVIGQVITGIGFLGAGVILSRDGMVLGVTSAAAIWVLAAIGVMIGLDKYGPALLIAFVVVGVLVGVDVLENSFHSLRKGVHRRLSDRRYQKKRDD; encoded by the coding sequence ATGGCTTTAGAATTTGCAGATTTAAGTTTGTTCTCTATTGCACCGTTAAAATGGCCGGGCGTACTCACCACCATTGTCGCTGGGGCGATTATTGGTTTAGAAAGACAAATCCGTGGTAAGCCAATCGGTATTCGCACGGCGGCCTTAATCTGCTTAGGCACCTATGTTTTTATTGCGATGTCGGTATCGGTTGGTAATGGGGTTACCGATCCGTCGCGGGTTATTGGTCAGGTCATTACCGGTATTGGCTTTCTCGGCGCAGGCGTGATTTTGTCCCGCGACGGCATGGTCTTGGGAGTAACGTCGGCAGCCGCTATTTGGGTGTTGGCAGCCATCGGCGTGATGATTGGCCTCGATAAATACGGTCCCGCACTGCTAATAGCGTTTGTGGTGGTGGGGGTTTTAGTTGGCGTGGATGTACTGGAAAACAGCTTCCACTCACTGCGCAAGGGCGTGCATCGGCGCTTGAGTGATCGGCGGTATCAGAAGAAGCGGGATGATTAG
- a CDS encoding LLM class flavin-dependent oxidoreductase — MKIGVCLPYMQRGIRRQDFKDWCRIIDQGPFHSLSCGERITGHSYEMRNILAFAAASTERVRIIPALYVLPMHSAVQAAKEIATLDILSEGRVTLTVGVGGREKDYEALGASMANRFQRMDDQIATMKKIWRGELLEGFEEIGPTPIQAGGPPILVGAMGPKSIQRVSKWADGLYGFAMDGNADLINHFFTSADTAWANAEREQKPYRLGGFWYSLADGAQGNLEQYVFDYLKTFGEPEARKVAKTMTMHDPMAIKDGIAAIEALGCDEIQLVPATADVAEVDRLANMLAGR, encoded by the coding sequence ATGAAAATTGGTGTTTGCCTTCCCTATATGCAGCGCGGAATTCGTCGCCAAGATTTTAAAGACTGGTGTCGCATCATTGACCAAGGCCCATTCCACAGCCTGTCTTGCGGTGAACGTATTACCGGTCACAGCTATGAGATGCGCAATATCCTCGCTTTTGCCGCCGCATCTACCGAGCGCGTTAGAATTATTCCGGCGCTTTACGTACTGCCGATGCACAGCGCCGTGCAGGCTGCCAAAGAAATCGCCACCCTCGACATTCTCTCTGAAGGCCGCGTTACCCTGACGGTGGGCGTAGGCGGCCGCGAGAAAGACTACGAAGCCCTTGGCGCGAGTATGGCAAACCGCTTTCAACGCATGGACGATCAAATCGCCACCATGAAGAAAATCTGGCGCGGTGAGTTATTAGAGGGTTTTGAAGAAATCGGCCCCACCCCTATTCAGGCCGGTGGCCCACCGATATTAGTTGGCGCCATGGGCCCCAAAAGTATTCAGCGGGTATCTAAGTGGGCAGACGGTCTCTACGGCTTTGCAATGGACGGCAATGCGGATCTCATAAACCACTTTTTCACCTCTGCCGACACCGCTTGGGCAAACGCTGAGCGCGAACAAAAGCCTTATCGGCTTGGTGGCTTTTGGTACTCCCTAGCCGACGGCGCCCAAGGAAATCTTGAGCAATACGTTTTCGATTATTTAAAAACCTTTGGCGAACCGGAGGCCCGCAAGGTCGCCAAAACAATGACCATGCATGACCCTATGGCCATTAAAGATGGCATTGCGGCCATCGAGGCCCTTGGCTGCGATGAAATTCAGCTCGTGCCAGCAACGGCCGACGTTGCTGAGGTAGATCGCTTGGCGAATATGCTGGCCGGGCGATAA
- a CDS encoding zinc transporter ZntB, producing MDDFLVYGMLLDGKGGARPMSHAEIDAWQPGQGLLWLHFDYSKPGTLKWLEEHSGLDDIAIAALVAEDTRPRATSHNGGLLMALRGVNLNPEADPEDMVSVRLCVDEHRIISSRKRRLLSMDDIVRSFKEGEGPETSAEFVAVLCDRLVRRMAGPIDNAEDKVDELEESLLSSGRAKLRSELGQVRRQSIALRRYLAPQREALNWVQTERLPWFGDAQRLRVREVGDRLAQYIETLDSIRERAAVSQEELVNQISEESNSRMYVLSIVSAIFLPLGFATGLLGINVGGIPGAENHYAFAIFIGILVALAGGLLVFFRYKKWL from the coding sequence ATGGATGACTTTTTAGTTTACGGGATGTTGCTGGATGGCAAAGGTGGCGCTAGGCCGATGAGCCATGCAGAAATTGACGCATGGCAGCCGGGCCAAGGTTTGCTGTGGCTGCATTTTGATTACAGTAAGCCTGGTACGCTGAAGTGGCTAGAAGAACACAGTGGCTTAGATGACATCGCGATCGCTGCACTGGTCGCTGAAGACACCCGACCACGGGCGACCTCCCACAATGGCGGCTTGCTTATGGCGCTGCGCGGCGTGAATTTAAACCCAGAAGCCGACCCCGAAGACATGGTGTCGGTTCGCCTGTGTGTTGACGAACACCGTATTATCAGCTCGCGCAAGCGCCGCCTGTTGTCGATGGACGATATTGTGCGCAGCTTTAAAGAGGGCGAAGGTCCTGAAACCAGCGCCGAGTTTGTTGCGGTATTGTGTGATCGTTTAGTGCGGCGCATGGCGGGGCCAATCGACAATGCAGAGGACAAAGTCGATGAGTTAGAGGAGTCACTGTTGAGCAGTGGTAGGGCAAAATTGCGCAGTGAGCTAGGGCAGGTGCGCAGGCAATCTATTGCTTTGCGTCGCTATCTAGCACCCCAGCGCGAGGCTTTGAATTGGGTGCAAACCGAACGTCTGCCCTGGTTTGGTGACGCTCAGCGCTTGCGGGTAAGAGAAGTGGGCGACCGCCTAGCGCAATATATTGAAACCCTAGACAGCATTCGCGAGCGCGCTGCAGTCAGCCAAGAGGAGCTGGTGAATCAGATTTCGGAAGAGTCCAACAGCCGTATGTATGTGCTGTCGATTGTGTCGGCAATATTTTTGCCGCTGGGATTTGCCACCGGCTTGCTCGGTATCAATGTAGGTGGAATTCCGGGTGCCGAGAACCATTATGCCTTTGCTATTTTTATTGGCATTTTAGTGGCCTTGGCTGGCGGCTTGCTGGTTTTCTTTAGGTATAAAAAATGGCTTTAG